The following proteins are encoded in a genomic region of Henckelia pumila isolate YLH828 unplaced genomic scaffold, ASM3356847v2 CTG_298:::fragment_3, whole genome shotgun sequence:
- the LOC140870912 gene encoding pentatricopeptide repeat-containing protein At1g09190, protein MPMSRVGGSAKQDVERRLLRLLHGRHTRTRLGEIHGHFLRHHLHCSNQLLSHFISICSSLNKMPYAHLVFHHSPNPNILLFNSLVKGYSLCGPYIHSITMFSNMTRRGIWPDEFTFAPLLKACANLRELNLGLAVYKQVLVFGFERFASIRIGLLELCVNCERMREAKRVFDEMCTRDVIAWNLIIRGFCRCGDMEMGLSLFREMGQRSIVSWNTVISCLAQSGRLTDVLGLFREMLYQGFEPDEATIVTILPVCARLGEVDIGNWVHSFVQSSGIYAEYVSIGNSLVDFYCKCGDLERALMVFEDMPRKNVVSWNSMISGLALNGKGELGVELFERMTNHCSIGPNDATFVGVLACCVHAGLLQKGRDLFSSMVKNHRIQPKLEHYGCMVDLLGRSGSVEEAYGIMQTMPMKPNAVIWGALLSGCRAKGEMELAERAVKELINLEPWNSGNYVVLSNIYAERGDWSGVEETRMLMKQNRVSKTVGQSLVP, encoded by the coding sequence ATGCCCATGAGTCGAGTTGGAGGAAGCGCAAAACAAGATGTGGAACGGAGGCTTCTCCGCCTTCTCCATGGTCGTCATACTAGAACCCGACTTGGAGAAATACATGGACACTTTCTTCGCCACCATCTCCACTGCTCCAACCAACTTCTTTCCCACTTCATTTCCATATGCTCTTCACTTAACAAAATGCCTTATGCACATCTTGTTTTCCATCACTCCCCTAACCCCAACATCCTTCTTTTCAACTCCCTCGTCAAAGGATACTCCCTTTGTGGTCCTTACATCCATTCCATAACCATGTTTTCCAACATGACACGCCGTGGCATTTGGCCTGATGAATTCACTTTTGCACCTCTACTCAAAGCTTGCGCCAATCTCCGGGAACTTAACTTGGGTCTAGCAGTCTACAAACAAGTTCTCGTCTTTGGGTTCGAGAGATTTGCTAGTATAAGAATCGGGTTGCTGGAGTTGTGTGTGAATTGTGAAAGAATGAGGGAGGCGAAGAGGGTGTTTGATGAAATGTGTACCCGGGATGTGATCGCTTGGAACTTGATTATTCGTGGATTTTGTAGGTGTGGAGATATGGAAATGGGGTTGAGTTTGTTTAGGGAGATGGGCcagaggagtattgtttctTGGAATACAGTGATCTCTTGCCTGGCGCAGAGTGGGAGACTTACAGATGTTTTGGGTCTTTTCCGTGAAATGTTGTATCAGGGGTTTGAACCTGATGAGGCGACAATTGTGACAATTTTGCCGGTTTGTGCTCGGTTAGGTGAAGTTGACATCGGAAACTGGGTACACTCTTTTGTTCAATCGAGTGGCATTTACGCAGAATATGTATCTATCGGCAATTCTCTGGTTGATTTTTATTGCAAGTGTGGGGATCTTGAGAGAGCTCTCATGGTTTTCGAGGACATGCCTAGGAAAAATGTTGTCTCATGGAATTCAATGATTTCAGGTTTGGCTCTCAACGGAAAGGGTGAACTCGGAGTTGAATTATTTGAACGAATGACGAATCACTGCAGCATAGGCCCAAATGATGCAACATTTGTCGGGGTTTTAGCATGTTGTGTCCATGCAGGCCTGCTGCAAAAAGGCCGAGATTTATTTTCTTCGATGGTCAAGAATCATCGTATTCAGCCGAAATTGGAGCACTATGGTTGCATGGTGGATTTGCTTGGTCGCAGTGGCAGTGTGGAGGAGGCATATGGGATTATGCAAACGATGCCTATGAAGCCAAATGCAGTTATATGGGGTGCATTGCTTAGTGGTTGCCGCGCAAAGGGCGAAATGGAGCTTGCTGAGCGTGCAGTTAAGGAGCTTATAAATCTTGAACCATGGAATTCAGGAAACTATGTGGTGCTGTCCAATATTTATGCCGAAAGAGGTGATTGGAGTGGAGTTGAGGAGACGAGAATGTTAATGAAACAGAACCGTGTCTCTAAAACGGTGGGACAGAGTTTGGTTCCGTAA